A stretch of Kazachstania africana CBS 2517 chromosome 7, complete genome DNA encodes these proteins:
- the RPL31A gene encoding 60S ribosomal protein eL31 (similar to Saccharomyces cerevisiae RPL31A (YDL075W) and RPL31B (YLR406C); ancestral locus Anc_4.270) gives MAGLKDVVTREYTINLHKRLHGVSFKKRAPKAVKEIKKFAKLHMGTEDVRLAPELNQAIWKRGIKGVEYRMRLRISRKRNEEEDAKNPLFSYVEPVFVASAKGLQTVVVEDEA, from the exons ATGGCCGGTTTAAAAGACGTTGTTACTCGTGAATACACCATCAACTTACACAAGAGA TTACACGGTGTTAGTTTCAAGAAGAGAGCTCCAAAGGCTGTCAAGGAAATCAAGAAGTTCGCCAAATTACACATGGGTACTGAAGATGTCCGTTTAGCTCCAGAATTAAACCAAGCTATCTGGAAGAGAGGTATCAAGGGTGTTGAATACAGAATGAGATTAAGAATCTCCAGAAAgagaaatgaagaagaagacgcCAAGAACccattattttcttacGTTGAACCAGTCTTCGTTGCTTCTGCCAAGGGTTTACAAACCGTTGTCGTCGAAGATGAAGCTTAA
- the RXT3 gene encoding Rxt3p (similar to Saccharomyces cerevisiae RXT3 (YDL076C); ancestral locus Anc_4.271), with product MTSPAVQESVENIVANTNASPRSDSNDTNRVPDSSGSADANDTYRQTQSEIYKLQETILNSAKNSKAGMEDDKDDNGNKETEPLEELNVDSTSILKYTHDKYKSKPECIGDIVYDPLKQVQLCGESSNVISVPFPYSYFNSRIISQPLLPSFGRDRINKLLTIRVKYVDILNFMSGNNLRLQNSEVWGTDIYTDDSDVLLMLKHVGFFDSDTSDSLQRTPANLDNFDNVTGVDSDLFKLNKKFDLDVTVILLDCLQTYVGTTRHGVKSRDWIGPTLHDGLSIGLYKIDAKNIQDANTTDKETILHPGQTQDMDINRWR from the coding sequence ATGACGTCCCCTGCCGTGCAAGAAAGTGTGGAGAACATTGTAGCTAATACTAATGCCTCCCCTAGATCTGACTCAAACGATACTAATCGTGTACCAGATAGTTCTGGTAGTGCAGACGCTAATGACACATATAGACAGACACAGTCTGAAATCTATAAACTCCAGGAGACTATACTGAATTCAGCTAAGAATTCTAAGGCCGGAATGGAGGATGATAAGGATGATAATGGCAATAAGGAAACTGAACCTCTAGAAGAACTGAACGTTGACTCTACGTCGATTTTGAAGTATACCCATGACAAATACAAGAGTAAACCAGAATGTATAGGAGACATCGTCTATGACCCACTAAAACAAGTCCAACTGTGTGGCGAAAGCTCCAACGTTATCAGCGTACCGTTCCCTTACAGCTACTTCAATAGCAGAATAATATCACAACCACTCTTGCCTTCATTTGGAAGGGATAGGATAAATAAGCTACTTACCATAAGGGTCAAATATGtggatattttgaatttcatgAGTGGAAACAATTTAAGGTTGCAAAATAGTGAAGTATGGGGAACAGACATTTATACGGATGACTCTGATGTGCTACTAATGCTAAAACATGTGGGATTTTTTGATAGTGACACAAGTGATTCATTGCAAAGAACACCAGCAAATCTAgacaattttgataatgttACGGGGGTCGATTCAGATTTATTCAAACTGAACAAGAAGTTCGATCTCGATGTCACTGTGATTCTTTTGGACTGCCTTCAAACTTACGTAGGGACAACTAGACATGGTGTAAAATCAAGGGACTGGATAGGACCCACTCTTCACGACGGTCTAAGTATTGGACTGTACAAAATTGACGCTAAAAATATCCAGGATGCTAACACTACTGATAAAGAAACTATCCTGCACCCTGGTCAGACCCAAGACATGGACATAAATCGTTGGCGTTGA
- the VAM6 gene encoding Vam6p (similar to Saccharomyces cerevisiae VAM6 (YDL077C); ancestral locus Anc_4.274), protein MLRARLLDTINSPGIASILPIDQSRRLVLVKTNGNIEVYSKEDKRLKLFQTYPKLLQDINTNNSAVRDLFYSEELSTVFVQYDNVIALLNGTNFHLYDRITDKRTILKCWLLESQHDKTTYLIYQTKEYSKIRVLIWHNRTYKTVLETHLHSNNEIMKSVDFDKMGLLITTNIGIYFWQLGPQPKFAKLDKNFVKLKYPNDLVSLLNELQGQTLKIRPSKQKKAKPELYNKGKISNDNHSTISKSSKISAKSSFSNLWRRKDEVTTRKKQVNNIAGIRYAFHTDYGKSPVVLDQITQNLFQLEILHGDGSDSPSTPSYKMIVHDHSEFFKHYSMFSDVQYIETNILMLNNYEDIKFVDCNSGFTFLDQNISEGIKSVKLANDTVFLVWTDDDQIQLYEYQVDDDVRSAIQGVNDSQNDSNSEVFSLCSQLNTEFEDLWRKVLFYKFFLNSSNSIILCNSSNPQESLNIAAMKLRDLTVMWCLEIFEQMKSLLDDLTRYSIEITNIQNLIIRDIFTSFIEFWAPPELIILKTFPFRLSRLVSDITGEDHQCLFQDNEVQNDNKTKSTTYEIPAKVFTEWCIPYLVEMRRHMKNLMINKEKGITWKYQDRSIQEHFDFFLLNDHKSPTIETMLELLDTVLFEAYLQYLPTMLGPFVRVSNMCNEKIVARDLREHHLFEELIDFYFQRGRHTEALEFLTSEFFNEAETGATRDEIKGKIKILVIAYLTKVPSDFLDIIFKYTSWLLENFKATTDEHEDILASILFRDSPLKQKTYYLKIYDFINIYNQALSMKYLEFIFSTGISDSAHLHTILIRRYLQEINNTRIRAKLKSMLETTIFYDPQNVLVLLEEMLDKTDLSDDQRSFLNLLRTYPLNRLGEHEKALNILYVELSSYSNASSYCEKLYHIEEKEGIRVLMYWYQKLIEEYGQNSDGEAENQTKSATELIKRFLKDHSRKLDATAVLKILPKTISMDDLGDILIEIVKFNSIKKNDLRIVKNVLQVELVNKSKELNDFLSTNVNLTEMYTCPVCNKTFSSFTVDSIFWFDMPNDKKCVVHYNCGRVLQSRLEANIQRKKSIQEKFPNFLQIVRKCCSRLKGVHSIKYSSKASVLPQDHLNFLPTKRI, encoded by the coding sequence ATGTTAAGAGCAAGATTACTAGATACAATCAATTCCCCAGGAATAGCATCCATTTTGCCTATTGATCAGTCTCGAAGATTAGTGTTAGTCAAAACAAATGGTAACATTGAGGTGTATTCTAAAGAAGATAAGAGAttaaaactttttcaaacatatccaaaattattacaGGATATCAACACCAATAACAGCGCAGTACGAGATTTGTTTTACTCTGAAGAATTGTCAACGGTGTTTGTGCAATATGATAATGTTATTGCGCTTCTGAATGGTacaaattttcatctttacGACAGAATAACAGACAAGAGAACTATATTAAAATGTTGGCTCTTAGAGTCCCAGCATGATAAAACAACTTATCTAATTTATCAGACTAAAGAATATTCTAAGATAAGAGTACTTATTTGGCACAATAGAACTTATAAAACCGTGTTAGAAACTCATCTTCATAGTAATAACGAAATCATGAAATCCGTTGATTTCGATAAAATGGGATTATTAATAACCACAAATATTGGAATCTATTTCTGGCAACTTGGTCCTCAACCAAAATTCGCTAAACTCGATAAAAACTTCGTGAAGTTGAAATATCCTAATGATTTGGTATCATTGTTAAATGAACTACAGGGCCAAACGCTCAAGATCCGCCCAAGCAAACAAAAGAAGGCAAAGCCGGAGCTTTACAATAAGGGCAAAATTAGTAATGATAATCATTCCACAATTTCGAAATCTAGTAAAATATCTGCCAAATCAAGCTTTTCTAATCTCTggagaagaaaagatgaagTGACTACCCGGAAGAAACAAGTTAATAATATAGCTGGGATAAGATATGCGTTCCATACTGATTACGGTAAATCACCGGTAGTGTTAGACCAAATAACacaaaatttatttcaatTAGAGATTCTGCATGGAGATGGTTCTGATTCGCCATCCACGCCCTCTTATAAAATGATAGTACATGATCattctgaattttttaaacaCTACTCAATGTTTTCAGATGTACAATATATCGAAactaatattttaatgTTGAACAACTACGAAGATATCAAGTTTGTGGATTGTAACAGCGGGTTTACCTTCCTTGATCAGAATATATCCGAAGGTATCAAATCGGTTAAACTTGCAAATGACACTGTTTTTTTGGTATGGACTGATGACGACCAGATTCAATTATATGAGTACCAggttgatgatgatgttaGAAGTGCTATACAAGGGGTAAATGATTCGCAGAATGACAGCAATTCAGAAGTCTTTTCTCTCTGTAGTCAATTAAATacagaatttgaagatctCTGGAGAAAAGTCCTATTttataaattctttttgaacTCCTCAAATAGCATTATCTTGTGCAATTCTAGTAATCCGCAAGAATCATTGAATATAGCGGCCATGAAATTGAGGGATCTAACAGTTATGTGGTGCCTGGAAATTTTCGAACAAATGAAAAGCTTACTAGATGATCTGACACGATACAGTATAGAAATAACAAACATACAGAATCTCATTATTAGAGATATTTTTACttcatttattgaattttgggCCCCACCTGAgctaataatattgaaaacatTCCCATTTCGACTATCACGTCTAGTTAGCGATATAACGGGGGAAGATCATCAATGCTTATTTCAAGATAATGAGGTTCAGAATGACAATAAAACTAAAAGTACAACATATGAGATCCCAGCAAAAGTTTTTACAGAATGGTGTATACCTTATCTGGTAGAAATGCGAAGGcacatgaaaaatttgatgattaataaagaaaaaggtATCACTTGGAAATATCAAGATAGAAGCATTCAGGAACATTTTGACTTTTTCTTACTAAATGATCATAAATCACCAACAATTGAAACCATGCTCGAATTACTAGATACAGTGTTATTTGAAGCATACCTACAGTATTTACCAACAATGTTGGGTCCTTTCGTAAGAGTCTCTAATATGTGCAATGAGAAGATTGTTGCAAGGGATTTACGAGAACATCACCTCTTTGAGGAGCTGATTGATTTCTACTTCCAAAGAGGCAGACATACGGAAGCACTTGAATTTCTAACttcagaatttttcaacgaGGCAGAAACAGGAGCTACAAGAGATGAaataaaaggaaaaatcaagatattAGTGATTGCCTACTTGACAAAAGTACCAAGTGACTTTTTggatataattttcaaatacaCAAGCTGGCTATTAGAGAATTTCAAAGCTACTACTGACGAACACGAAGACATACTCGCCTCTATACTATTTAGGGATTCTCCACTAAAGCAAAAAACCTATTACCTGAAGATTTATGacttcatcaatatttatAATCAGGCGCTTTCGATGAAGTATTTAGAATTCATCTTTAGCACTGGAATATCAGATTCCGCCCATTTGCATACAATTCTTATAAGAAGATATTTGCAAGAGATAAATAATACAAGAATTAGAGCGAAGCTCAAATCAATGCTCGAAACGACTATATTTTATGATCCTCAAAACGTACTAGTTTTGCTGGAAGAAATGCTTGATAAGACAGATTTGAGTGATGACCAAAGAAGTTTCCTAAATTTACTCAGAACATATCCACTCAATAGATTGGGAGAGCATGAGAAGGCATTGAATATACTATACGTCGAATTGTCTAGTTATAGCAATGCATCCTCTTATTGCGAAAAGCTCTATCATATTGAGGAAAAAGAAGGCATTCGTGTATTGATGTATTGGTATCAAAAGttaattgaagaatatgGGCAAAATTCTGACGGGGAAGCGGAAAATCAAACTAAATCAGCCACTGAGTTGATAAAGcgatttttgaaagatcaCTCTAGAAAGCTTGATGCCACTGCAGTTTTGAAGATACTTCCGAAAACGATCTCGATGGATGATCTAGGCGATATCCTCATAGAAATTGTTAAGTTTAAttctattaaaaaaaatgacttACGCATAGTAAAAAACGTTTTACAAGTTGAATTGGTGAATAAGTCTAAAGAACTGAACGATTTTTTGTCTACCAACGTGAATTTGACAGAGATGTATACATGTCCTGTCTGCAATAAGACATTTTCGTCATTTACTGTTGATAGTATATTTTGGTTTGATATGCCTAACGATAAAAAATGTGTGGTACATTACAACTGCGGAAGAGTGTTACAATCAAGATTAGAAGCTAATATTCAACGTAAAAAAAGTATCCAAGAGAAGTTTCCgaactttcttcaaattgttAGGAAATGTTGTAGCCGGCTCAAAGGTGTACATAGTATCAAATATTCGTCGAAAGCCTCGGTTTTACCTCAAGACCATCttaattttcttccaaCAAAGCGTATATAA
- the PRS1 gene encoding ribose phosphate diphosphokinase subunit PRS1 (similar to Saccharomyces cerevisiae PRS1 (YKL181W); ancestral locus Anc_4.278), which produces MRKCKVFVGNSHPELGNQVCERLGIEPAPCTLKKFANGETSVQIGVSVRDEDVYVIQSGSPTINDHIMELLILVSACRGGSARKITAVIPQFPYSKQCKMKKHRGAITARMLANLLIMAGADHVVSMDLHASQMQGFFTKPVDNLYGGPSLAKWIRENIPDYKDAVVVSKNAGGTKRVTALADSLQINFAMIHTDRRRSKDLYSQNRDLKQLKQRKQSMLRKNRPIIRQGDNPNEQENIILTNGIQTARIRNGHVIGDDEEDVTSDEVAMESDDGETSSLLTNDAYALGGTYDAGDSEDEEGNDDVPKEKLITLVGNVHDRAAIILDDMIDRPGSFVSAAEHLVQNCGAKRVYVLATHGIFTGDCLEELEKSEYIHQIVVTNTYPISAERLNNSKKLITIDVSPIFAECIRRDHYGESISVLFDSLASL; this is translated from the coding sequence ATGCGTAAGTGCAAGGTTTTTGTAGGTAATTCTCATCCAGAATTAGGTAACCAAGTTTGTGAAAGATTAGGTATTGAGCCAGCTCCATGcactttgaagaaattcGCTAATGGTGAAACTTCTGTTCAAATCGGCGTATCCGTTCGTGACGAGGATGTGTACGTCATTCAATCTGGTTCTCCAACTATTAATGACCATATCATGGAACTTCTGATTTTGGTCTCTGCATGCAGAGGGGGTTcagcaagaaaaattacGGCCGTCATTCCTCAATTTCCATACTCAAAGCAAtgtaaaatgaaaaaacaCAGAGGTGCTATCACCGCAAGAATGTTAGCTAATTTGTTAATTATGGCAGGTGCTGACCATGTGGTCTCTATGGACTTACATGCCTCTCAAATGCAAGGCTTCTTCACTAAACCAGTCGATAACTTGTATGGTGGTCCAAGTTTAGCCAAATGGATCAGAGAAAATATCCCAGATTACAAAGATGCCGTTGTTGTCTCTAAAAATGCTGGTGGCACTAAGAGAGTTACCGCTTTGGCCGACTCCTTACAGATCAACTTCGCAATGATTCATACAGATCGTCGTCGTTCTAAGGATCTTTATTCTCAAAATAGAGACCTAAAACAATtaaaacaaagaaaacaatcTATGCTAAGAAAAAATAGACCAATTATTAGACAAGGTGACAATCCAaatgaacaagaaaatatcattcTAACCAATGGTATTCAAACTGCCAGAATTCGTAATGGTCATGTTATCGGtgacgatgaagaagacgTTACATCAGACGAAGTAGCTATGGAGTCTGACGATGGCGAAACTTCGTCTCTATTGACCAATGATGCCTATGCTCTAGGTGGTACATATGATGCTGGCGattctgaagatgaagaggGCAACGATGATGTTccaaaggaaaaattgattaCTCTGGTTGGTAATGTTCATGACCGTGCCGCGATTATCTTAGATGATATGATTGACAGACCAGGCTCTTTTGTCTCTGCTGCTGAACATTTAGTCCAAAATTGTGGTGCTAAAAGAGTATACGTCCTTGCTACACACGGTATCTTCACTGGTGATTGtttagaagaattagaaaaatctGAATACATTCACCAGATTGTTGTCACTAATACTTACCCAATATCTGCTGAGCGTTTAAACAACTCCAAAAAGTTGATTACAATTGATGTCTCTCCTATCTTCGCCGAATGTATTCGTCGTGATCACTATGGGGAAAGTATATCTGTTTTATTTGACTCTTTAGCTTCTCTCTGA
- the LOT5 gene encoding Lot5p (similar to Saccharomyces cerevisiae LOT5 (YKL183W); ancestral locus Anc_4.281): MKTPRATCDIATIKPTVENVIAYVEYKKTQPRLISGLQGNEHDVLLLGGGRDLILSLLTGNESQKLENVELFILNTNVILWFNILGHGLQIPYSSILYHGSRSLTNENEGHRLEVLLTLEVDPTLSQFFPHENFEANTNVMKSVEITLRPKYSMYDRHYNSEIENLFTFMNFGTNRGDELVKNCNNALAMAMELHSNDDDEEDEDENEDMQGIDDDNAVFTGLSEILKNQNATFQNIGSADDLDGDSFMNQLITRDETDAGMSLEFYTNQNITGQKHFRNT, encoded by the coding sequence ATGAAGACCCCAAGAGCTACATGTGATATTGCAACGATCAAGCCCACTGTGGAGAACGTTATAGCGTATGTTGAGTACAAAAAGACACAGCCTCGACTTATCTCAGGCTTACAAGGTAACGAACACGATGTACTTCTTCTCGGTGGGGGTAGAGACCTTATTTTGAGCCTATTGACAGGAAATGAATCccaaaaattagaaaatgtgGAACTTTTCATACTGAATACAAACGTAATATTGTGGTTTAATATATTAGGGCACGGTTTACAAATTCCCTATTCAAGCATACTATACCATGGTTCGAGGTCACTGACGAACGAGAATGAAGGCCATAGACTAGAAGTACTTTTAACGTTAGAAGTAGATCCAACATTGTCCCAATTTTTCCCCCATGAAAACTTCGAAGCAAACACAAATGTCATGAAGAGTGTCGAAATAACTTTACGCCCAAAATATTCCATGTACGATAGACATTATAACAgcgaaattgaaaatttgttCACTTTCATGAATTTTGGAACAAACAGAGGTGATGAGCTGgtcaaaaattgtaataatGCCCTAGCAATGGCCATGGAACTGCATAGTAACGAcgatgacgaagaagatgaggaCGAAAACGAGGATATGCAAGGCATAGACGATGATAATGCTGTGTTTACCGGTTTAAGtgagattttgaagaaccAGAATGCAACTTTCCAAAATATAGGTTCAGCTGACGATTTGGATGGTGATTCTTTCATGAATCAGCTCATCACCAGAGATGAAACAGACGCAGGCATGTCATTAGAATTTTACACAAACCAGAACATCACTGGCCAAAAGCATTTCAGAAACACATAA
- the SPE1 gene encoding ornithine decarboxylase SPE1 (similar to Saccharomyces cerevisiae SPE1 (YKL184W); ancestral locus Anc_4.282), translated as MSLLAVERNNPLGTSNNSTSTLVDAYNEISIRSEKNDEALSQYMLSLKNDPRISEVAIEPSHDAISKALEDHVTRVNDDTCEPGEENSFFICDMNELRNLYNNWKSELPRIQPFYAVKCNNDINILRRLASFGVNFDCASKVEIETILSMGVSPERIVYANPCKVSSYIRFAQSRGVNKMTFDNVEELCKIKKFHPDAEVILRITTDDSTAQCRLSTKYGADLESVRTLIAKCKELQLNLVGVSFHVGSGASDFSSLYKAVRDSRFVFDVAVNEFDFPRFKILDVGGGFQLESFRESSAVLNMALEEFFPEEAFKDLKVIAEPGRYFVATTFTLAAHVIAKRKINENESMIYINDGVYGNMNCILFDHQEPIPRTLYHDNQFHYFDFDSTSSVPTKSHPFKVSIWGPTCDGLDCIAKEYYMKHDLIVGDWFYFPGLGAYTSSAATPFNGFDQNVSTIYINESSI; from the coding sequence ATGTCTCTTTTAGCTGTTGAAAGGAATAATCCCCTCGGAACATCGAATAATTCGACAAGTACTTTGGTCGATGCTTACAATGAGATCAGCATTagaagtgaaaaaaatgatgagGCATTATCTCAATATATGCtgtctttgaaaaatgacCCAAGAATCTCCGAAGTTGCCATTGAACCATCACACGATGCCATTTCCAAAGCGTTGGAAGATCATGTCACAAGGGTTAATGACGACACATGTGAACCTGGAGaagaaaattctttttttatctgCGATATGAATGAGTTACGCAACTTGTACAATAACTGGAAATCTGAGTTACCAAGAATTCAACCATTTTACGCTGTTAAATGTAACAatgatatcaatattttgagaaGATTGGCATCATTCGGTGTTAATTTCGATTGTGCTTCAAAAGTGGAAATCGAAACTATCTTGAGTATGGGTGTTTCTCCAGAAAGAATCGTCTATGCTAACCCGTGCAAAGTTTCCTCCTATATCAGATTTGCTCAGTCTAGAGGTGTCAACAAAATGACTTTCGACAATGTAGAAGAATTGtgcaaaattaaaaaattccATCCAGATGCCGAAGTCATACTAAGAATCACCACCGATGATTCCACTGCTCAATGTCGGTTGTCAACCAAGTATGGTGCAGACCTTGAATCTGTTAGAACTTTAATTGCCAAATGTAAAGAATTACAATTAAACTTAGTCGGTGTCAGTTTCCACGTTGGTTCAGGAGCTTCTGATTTCAGTTCACTATACAAAGCCGTAAGAGATTCCAGATTCGTTTTCGACGTTGCAGTCAACGAATTTGATTTCCCAAGATTCAAGATTTTAGATGTCGGTGGTGGATTCCAATTAGAATCCTTTAGAGAATCTTCAGCTGTCTTAAATATGGCattggaagaatttttcCCAGAAGAGGCTTTTAAGGATTTAAAAGTCATCGCAGAACCAGGTAGATACTTCGTAGCCACCACATTCACTCTAGCTGCCCACGTCATTGCCAAGCGGAAAATTAACGAAAATGAATCTATGATTTACATCAATGACGGTGTATATGGTAACATGAACTGCATTCTATTTGATCACCAAGAACCAATACCACGGACCCTATACCATGACAATCAATTCCATTATTTCGATTTCGATTCTACTTCATCAGTACCTACCAAATCCCATCCATTTAAAGTTTCCATCTGGGGTCCAACATGTGATGGTTTAGACTGTATCGCTAAAGAATACTATATGAAACACGATTTGATAGTGGGCGATTGGTTCTACTTCCCAGGTCTTGGAGCCTACACATCCTCAGCAGCCACTCCATTCAATGGCTTTGATCAAAATGTCAGCACTATATACATAAACGAATCCTCTATATGA
- the ASH1 gene encoding DNA-binding transcription repressor ASH1 (similar to Saccharomyces cerevisiae ASH1 (YKL185W); ancestral locus Anc_4.283), with protein MSTSIKSTYRYRSSSAGPGIHKSTSFFDNLLLLPPRIPNKLTKKTHNNGSKSQRSYKFLSSSVNVSPVLPPINVLNTTTNKSLTAPASPHHFKYSTQNYETIITPSTSPEFSKAQLAFYKETGSSDSEQASLSLLNLGNVRDTNLNSVNLLTQLNKKTEAANIELPSLKHLKLLPDPKIQESSSVYPDTSVKTKHWKNNLVDYCRNENYEQFKKIDYENLSGTLLSLQKEFIIPSVLKPMNQFEKFFDDNGTVSSFPYLFENEITPVTPPMSPRRSSVNKSPQCKSTTTQLFTPFVSEKLVNTVKEQIMNTPSTPGHKKTNSFKALQLKKLLSNRDVLSKTSKKVTKKNTYSWNKLSSTLSSPTFIGTNRHVIMKISNTNIDVPKLSSSPALSPTASPNASPRTTTGTRRSKTPPRYHKFPIIESPPQSPVRHYKKKTSNGTSTTTSTRECVSCHTSDSPCWRPSWSPRKQDQLCNSCGLRYKKTRTRCLNDTCRKIPTKSELNIMKSNGLEVMAIDGITQTGFRCLFCNHITETRRN; from the coding sequence ATGTCAACTTCAATCAAAAGCACTTATCGTTACAGATCCTCATCTGCCGGACCAGGAATTCATAAAAGTACTTCCTTCTTCGATAATCTATTACTGTTGCCTCCTAGAATTCCAAATAAACTTACAAAAAAGACACACAACAATGGCAGCAAATCTCAAAGAtcttataaatttttatcGTCATCTGTCAACGTGTCACCTGTACTACCACCCATTAACGTTCTCAACACTACCACCAATAAGTCGTTAACAGCACCAGCATCACCACaccatttcaaatataGTACCCAAAATTATGAAACAATTATCACGCCAAGCACATCTCCAGAATTTTCGAAAGCCCAATTGGCCTTTTACAAAGAAACAGGCAGTTCGGACTCTGAACAAGCTTCGTTAAGTTTGTTAAATTTAGGTAATGTACGTGATACAAATCTCAATTCTGTCAATCTTCTGACACAGTTGAATAAGAAAACAGAGGCTGCAAACATAGAATTGCCCTCTTTAAAACATTTGAAACTGTTGCCGGATCCCAAGATACAAGAAAGTTCATCTGTGTATCCCGATACTTCAGTAAAGACCAAACATtggaaaaataatttagtGGACTATTGTAGAAATGAGAATTATGAACaatttaagaaaattgaCTACGAAAATTTATCTGGCACGTTATTATCActtcaaaaagaatttatcattCCCTCAGTGTTAAAACCAAtgaatcaatttgaaaaattcttcgATGATAATGGTACTGTATCGTCATTCCCATacttatttgaaaatgagaTTACTCCAGTGACTCCGCCAATGTCTCCCAGGCGTAGTAGTGTAAATAAGTCGCCACAGTGCAAATCGACAACTACGCAATTATTCACACCTTTCGTCAGTGAGAAATTGGTTAATACGGTCAAAGAACAGATAATGAATACTCCAAGCACCCCAGGTCATAAGAAGACAAACAGTTTCAAAGCtttacaattgaaaaaattgttgagTAATAGAGATGTGTTGTCAAAGACATCGAAAAAAGTCACAAAGAAAAACACCTACTCTTGGAACAAATTATCATCCACGTTGTCTTCACCAACATTTATTGGTACGAACAGACACgtaataatgaaaattagCAACACCAATATCGATGTTCCTAAgttatcttcttctcctgCATTATCTCCTACAGCCTCGCCTAACGCATCCCCCAGGACGACGACAGGAACCAGGAGAAGCAAGACGCCACCAAGGTATCACAAGTTCCCCATTATCGAGTCTCCACCTCAGAGTCCAGTTCGTCactacaagaaaaaaacttcCAATGGCACATCCACTACTACCAGTACGAGAGAATGCGTTTCATGTCATACGTCAGATTCCCCCTGCTGGAGGCCATCTTGGTCACCAAGAAAGCAAGACCAATTGTGCAATTCTTGTGGTCTCAGGTACAAGAAAACAAGAACCAGATGTTTGAACGACACTTGCAGAAAGATTCCAACGAAGAGCGAattgaatataatgaaatcCAACGGCCTCGAAGTAATGGCCATCGACGGCATCACTCAAACCGGCTTCCGTTGTCTCTTCTGCAACCACATCACTGAAACCAGACGCAACTAA
- the MTR2 gene encoding Mtr2p (similar to Saccharomyces cerevisiae MTR2 (YKL186C); ancestral locus Anc_4.284), protein MNTGNAASTTQQPHITETFVQKILAHLDNTDINKLNDFLSLFKPGGASKIIFNSQPFNDPMVFLTMWQQQVVTTQHSLTSIDYHVIPGSGTLICNVNAKVRFDESGRDKAGQDSIIRDNTTMTTSNNQSNRRNLWGPYFGISLQLIIDDRIYRNDFNGVIGCFNYNMVYKPEDTLIKIN, encoded by the coding sequence ATGAACACAGGTAATGCAGCAAGCACCACACAACAGCCACATATAACAGAAACTTTTGTACAGAAAATCCTAGCGCATCTAGATAATACAGACATAAACAAGTTAAATGATTTCTTAAGTCTCTTCAAACCGGGTGGCGCATCGAAGATCATATTCAATAGCCAACCTTTCAACGATCCTATGGTGTTTCTCACAATGTGGCAACAACAGGTTGTCACCACTCAACACAGTCTGACTTCGATAGATTACCACGTGATTCCTGGTTCGGGGACGCTCATATGCAACGTTAATGCAAAAGTAAGGTTCGATGAAAGTGGTAGAGATAAAGCGGGGCAGGATTCTATCATAAGAGACAATACTACTATGACCACTAGTAACAATCAATCGAATAGAAGGAATCTCTGGGGACCATATTTTGGCATATCTTTACAATTAATCATTGACGATAGAATCTATagaaatgatttcaatggGGTCATCGGTTGTTTCAATTATAATATGGTATACAAACCAGAAGATACGTTAATCAAGATAAATTAG